The genomic interval GCGTTTCGGCTGGGTGTTCATCGGGCAGCGGCGGCCGCTGCTGGCCCTGCTGCTGACCTTCGCCGTGGCGAATCTGTGCACCAGCAACCTGGGCGTGCTGGAGCCGCTGATCGCGAAGTTCGGCCTGGCAGGCGACTGGAGCGCGCGGGGCGGGACGTTGCAGGGGGCGCTGGCCACCCTGGCGGTCACGCAGAGCGTGGGGGGCGTCCTGGGAGGGGTGCTGATCAGCGCCTGGGGTGGGCTGAAGCGGCAGCGGGTGCTGGGAGTACTGGTGCCGATGGTCGTGTCGGGGCTGGCCTTCGCCGCGTTCGGAGCGAGCGTAAGCGTCGCCGCCGCCGCCGCGGCGCTGCTGGTGATGGGCCTGACGCTCCCGGCGATGAACGCGCACTCGCAGAGCATCTGGCAGTCGCAGGTGCCACCTGAGATGCAGGGCCGGGTGTTCAGCGTGCGGCGCCTGATTGCGCAGTTCACGTCGCCGGCCAGTACGGCCCTGGCCGGGGTGCTGGCCGCGCGGTACGCGCCGGGCAGCGTGGCGGTCGTGGCGGGGCTGATCCTGGCCGCGGCCGCGGCGGGACAGCTGCTGAACCCGGCGTTGCGGCGCGTGGAGGACCCGGCCCTGTCGGCCCACCCGGAAGTCCCGGCCAGCACGTAGGATCTTGTGTGCGGCAGAAGGGGGGCAGGCGCCGCGGCGCCTGCCCCCCTTCTGCCGTATCCCGCATTCAGCGTTGTCGGTCGAGCCAGCCGGCCAGCCACGGGAGTTTAACCTGCACCTTCTCGCGCAGGCCGCCCCAGTAGCGGCGGGACCAGCCCTCGATGTTGCGCTGCTTGCCGCGCGCCACGGCCATGGCACCTTCAGGGACGTCGTCGTGCAGGGCGCTGCCGGCCGCGATGAACGCCGCGTCACCCACGGCGCGCGGAGCGATCAGGGTGCTGTTGCTGCCGATGAACACGCCGGCGCCAATCTGCGTGCGGTGCTTGTTCACCCCGTCGAAGTTCGCGACGATGGTGCCGGCTCCGACGTTCGTTTCTGCGCCGATGGTGACGTCCCCCAGGTACGCGAGGTGCCCGGCCTTCACGCCGGAGGCCAGCTGCGCGTTTTTGGTCTCCACGAAGTTCCCGATGTGCACCTGCTCGCCCAGCGTGGTGCCGGGCCGCAGGCGCGCGAAGGGCCCCACGTCACTGCCGGCGCCAATCTGCGCACCCTCCAGGACGCTGTGTGCCTTGATCTTCACGCTGCGCTCCAGCACGCTGTCGGTCACCACGCTGTACGCGCCGACCGTGACGCCCTCGTCAATGCGTGTCTGCCCGCGCAGGATCACGCCAGGTTCCAGGGTCACGTCCCGGCCCACCTGGACGGTGTCCTCGATGTACACCGTTTCCGGCATGGGGATGGTCACACCGGCGCGCATGTGCGCCTGCGTGATCCGCCGGCGGATGATGCTTTCCGCGTCGGCAAGGCCGCTGCGGTCATTGGCCCCCATAACCTCGCCCGGGTCGGCGAGTTTGAAGGCCTGCACGTCGGCGCCCTCGGCGCGGTACAGGCCGAGCAGATCGGTGAGGTAGTACTCTCCACCGGCGTTGTCGTTCGTGATGCGCCGGGCAAGGTCGCGGGCGCGGGCGTCCATCAGGTACACGCCGCTGTTGAATTCCTGCACGGCGCGCTCTTCGGCCGTGGCGTCCTTCTGCTCCACGATGCGTTCGACGCGCCCGTGCGCGTCACGGATGATGCGCCCGTATCCGGTGGCGTCCGGCAGTTCGCCGGTCAGCACCGTGAAAGCGCTGCCGCGCGCGCGGTGATCGTCGAGCAGTTCGCGCAGCGTCTCGGGGCGCAGCAGGGGCGTGTCACCGTACAGCACCAGCACGTCTGCGCCCGCCTGAGCGTCCAGCGCTCCCAGGCCCTGAAGGAAGGCGTGTCCGGTGCCAAGCTGCTGGGCCTGCCGGGCGAACACCACGCCGGTGCCGCGCAGGGCCGCCTCGACCTGCTCGGCGCCGTGACCGGTCACGACCACCACCTGCCGGGCGCCCAGGTCACGCGCGGTCTTCACGGCCCACGCCACCATGGGGCGGCCCGCCACGGGGTGCAGCACCTTCGGCAGGCTGGACTTCATGCGGGTGCCCTGCCCCGCGGCGAGAATCACGACGTCCAGCGGACGGTTCTGTTCAGTCATAGCCTGCCCACTGTACCAAGCGGGCTGCCCGGCCCGCCCCGCTGCGCTCAGCGCCACTCAAGACCGGAGGGTGACCCCGCGCAGGGTCACCCTCCGGTGTGGCGGAGCAAGGTCAGGCGGTGGGTTCGGCCTGGCCCGGTGCCGTCTGAACCGGCGCGCCGCGGCGGCGCAGGCGCAGCAGCATCCAGACGCTGGCGATGATCAAGGGGATGCTGATGATCTGGGTTTCCGTGAGCAGGCCGATGCCCGAAGCGTCCAGGCCCTGGCTGAGGTGCAGCTTGATGGGCAGCGGGTTCAGGCGGAAGGTTTCCTCCCATCCGGCGCGCAGCACGCTGTACCACAGCCAGAACTGCCAGAACGCCCAGCCGGGGATGCGGGAGCGCAGCCAGAAGAATGCCGCGACAGACAGAATGACGCCGATGATCACGCCGTACATCTGCGTGAAGTGCACGGGCGCAGTCATGACGATCTGCCCGCCGATCTGCTGACAGTACTGCGACAGGTCCATGTCGGGGCTAGGAGCGCGGACGCACATGCCGTCGTGAAAGGCGCGGGCGCTGTCGGGCCAGCGGAAGCCCACGGGCCAGCCGGTGACCCGCCCGACCGTGTCGGTGCCGTTCATGATGTTCCCCAGGCGCCCGCCGATAATGCCGAACGCCACGCCGGGTACGCACAGGTCCGCGTACCGGTAGAAGTCCATGCCCTTGCGCCGGGCGTAGTACAGCATCACCAGAATCCCGCCGATCAGGCCGCCGTGAATACTGATGCCGCCCTGGCGCAGGTTCACGATGTCCAGCAGCACGCGCGGGAAGGGAATGTTCTCGAACTGCTGCCAGGAGGTGGCCACGAACACGAGCCGGGCGCCCACCAGGCCCCACACGATCATCCAGAGGATCATGTCGTTGAACAGGTCGACGTTCAGGCCGCGTTCACGGGCCATGCGGGTGCCGACCCACACGCCGGCCACGATGCCCAGCGTGATCAGGACGCCGTACCAGGCCACGGTGAAGCTGCCAATCTGCAGGAAAACAGGATCCATAGGTGCCTTGTAGTGTAGAGCGTAAAGGTCAGAGGCGGCGGCCCACCCTGGGTGCTCAGGGTGGGCCGCCGCGCGGGGCTGTCTTCCTCAGAAGCTCAGCGGGGCCGGATTTTCTTCCGGGGCCACGACGCGGAACGCGCGGGAGAGCACGACACCCAGCTCGTACAGGACGTACAGCGGCACGGCGACCATCAGCATGCTGGTGGGGTCGGGCGTGGGGGTGATAATCGCGGCGAACACCATGATGACCACCAGCGCGATGCGCCAGCCGCGGCGCAGCATCACGTGGTTCACCAGCCCGATGCGGGTGAGGATCACGGCCAGGATGGGCAGTTCGAAGGACAGGCCGAACGCCACGAGGAACGTGGTGACTGTCCCGATGTAGCTGCCCAGGCTGAGGATGGGCGTGACCGCCCCGCCGAGGAAGTCCAGCAGGAACCCGACCATGGTGGGAAGCACCAGCCGGTACCCGAACACGGCGCCCAGTACGAACGAGAGGCCCGCCCCGACAATGAACGGCAGTGCCCAGCGGCGCTCGTGGTCATACAGGCCCGGCGCGATGAACAGCCACACCTGCCACAGGATGAGCGGCAGGGCCACCGCCAGACCTGCCCAGAAGGACAGGTTGAGGCTGAGCACGAACTGGTCCGTGAGGTTCAGCGTGACCAGTTCAACGGTGCCTTTGCGGTACAGCTCCGAGGCGTTCAGGGGTACCTTGACAAGGTCAATCAGCTGCGCGCGGTACTGGAAGGCGGCCGCCATGCCGAGGGCCAGGCAGATTACGCTGATGATAAGCCGCTTGCGCAGTTCGTCCAGATGGTCGAACAGAGGAGCGCTGTGCAGCTGAGTGGAGTCCGGGTTCGGCATGGCGTGGGCCTCAGCGGCGGTCGCCGGCGGTCTCGCTGACGTGCGCCTGGGTGCTGATGGGCGCGCCGGTCACGGGGTCCAGCTGGCGGGAGGCGACGTCGGTGACGGGCTTGTCGGCGTGGGTTTCCTTCTTGAACTCCTTGATGCCCTGCCCGAGACCCCGGCCGAGCTCGGGGAGCTTCTTGGCGCCGAAGATCAGGGCGATGACGACGATAACCAGAATAATTTCCAGAGGTCCGAACATGGTGTACTCCTTGTGGGCGCGCCGGGCGCGGCAGCAGTGGCGGGGCGGAAGTGACGCAGGTCTCTACCCTGAAGGTATGCGAGTGGAAGGAAATTGGATGAGATTGCCCTCACCTATCAAACCTTAATGGGCGTGGGTCAACGGACAGTGAATGAAGAGCGCGGCTCTGCCGCCACCGCTGACCAGGGTCCACTTCGCGGGGGGCCGGCCCGCACCGGCGAGACTGCCTGCGGCGCCGCGCGTGCCCTTCAGATACCCCAGCCGCCGTCCACCAGGATCTCCTGCCCGGTGATGTACGCCGCTTCGTTCGTGGCGAGGAAGGCCACCGCGGCCGACACCTCGCTTGGCTCCCCGAAGCGCCGCGCCGGAATGCGGGCCTTGAGCCGCTCGGCGTCGTCGGGGTTGGCGTGCAGCGCCTGCAGGCGCTCTGTGGCGGTGTAGCCGGGCGCGACGGTGTTGCAGGTCACGCCGTCCGACGCGACCTCCAGTGCCAGGGTCCGCAGGTGGTTGGTCACGGCGGCGCGCATGGCGTTGCTGACCGGCAGGGTCAGTGAGGGGCGGCCCACCGTGAGGCTGGTGACGGCAATGATGCGGCCCCAGCGGCGCTCCCGCATGCCACCCAGGACCGCCTCAGCGAGGCGGGCGGTGCTCATGAAGGTCGTCTGGAAGCCCTGCGTCCACGCGGCCTCGCTCACCTGGCTGGGCAGCGAGGGCGGCGGACCGCCGGCGTTGCTCACCAGAATGTCCACGTCGCCGGCAGCCTGCACGGCGGCGCGCACGCCCTCGGGGGTGCTGACGTCCGCCACCACCCACTGGGCGCCGGTGGCGTCTGCGGCGCGGCGCAGCGCGTCCTCTCCGCGCGCGGCAATGGTGACGTGGGCGCCCAGCCGGATCAGGTCCTGCGCCGCTGCCAGCCCGATGCCTTTGCTGCCGCCCGTCACGAGGGCACGTTTTCCTTCCAGTCTGAACAGGCTCACGCCCTGAGGGTACACCCGGGGCGTTACGCTGCCGGGCATGACCGACTCTCACGCAGCGCTGATCGTGGTGGCCACCTCCGGGGAGGCCGCGCGCCTCACGGATCTGCCGGCCCGTGTGGTGGTCAGTGGCGTGGGGCCGGTCGCGGCGGCCCTGGCCACGGCGCGGGCCTTGGCGGCCGCGCCGGCAGCGGTGGTCGTGAGTGCCGGGATTGGCGGTGCGTACCCGGGCAGTGGTCTGCTGCCGGGCGACCTGGCGGTGTCCAGCGTGATCGTGCAGGCGGATCTGGGTGCCTGGGACGGCCCGGTGTTTCTGCCTCTGGGCGAGCTGGGCCTGTCCGTTCAGCCGGACGGCACTCAGGACGCGGTGTTTTCCGTCTGGGACAGGGCGGCGCAGGTGGCCGCCCGCGCGGGAGCGCCGCTGGGACCCGCCCTGACGCTGTGCAGCGTGACGGGCAGTCTGAACGCCGCCCGCGCCCTGGAGGCCCGGTACCCCGGCGCGCTGACGGAAGGCATGGAGGGTGCGGGCGTGGCGCACGCGGCGCTGCTGGCCGGCGTGCCGGCGCTGGAGGTGCGGGGCGTGAGCAACCCGGTCGGCCCGCGGGACCGGGCGGCGTGGCGGCTCCCTGAAGCTCTGGCTGCCACCCGGCGCGGCGTGCAGGCTGTGCTGGAGGTGCTGCGCCAGGGTCGTGGCTCCTAGAACAGGCGGCCGTCGTCCTCCGCGCCTTCGAGGGGGTCAGGGGCCTGGACCGGAACGCCGTGTGCGTTCAGGGCGTCGCGGAGCATGGGGATGTTTTTCAGCGCGTGGCCTTTGGTGGTGTTCTCGAAGAACACGTACAGCTCGCTGAGGTCGTCGTTGACCAGCGCGATCTTCTGTGCCCATTCGTCCATCTCGGCGCGGGAGTAGCGGTAGTCGTGGCGTTCGGCGGCGCTCTGGCCTTCCCACCAGGCGCCGGCGTTGCGGCCGTGCAGCCGCAGGTACCCGACGTCCGCGGTGACGTGCAGCTGCGGTTCGGGCAGCCCGCCGGCGGGTGGGTAGTCCGGACTGACCCAGATCAGGCCGCGTTCGGCCATGCCTTCGCGCACCTCGGGCCGGTCCCAGTCGGCGTGGCGGACCTCCACGGCCAGTTCGTGGCCGGCGAAGCGTTCAGCAAGCATCTGCAGGTAGCGGCGGTTGGCGGCCGTGCGGTGAAAGGAGTAGGGGAACTGCGCGAGGTACGGGCCGAGCAGACCGGCTTCGCGCAGCGGTTCGGGGCTCTGGAGCATGCGGTCGAAGTCCGCGTCGGTGGGGGCGCGGTCGTGCGTGAAGACCTTGTTGAGTTTCACGGCGAACCGGGTGCGGCCGCCGCTTTTGCGTAGCATTCCTTCGAAGGCTTTCAGCCCGGGAATGGCGTAGAACGAGGAGTTCAGTTCCACGGCGTCGAAATGCCTGGAGTAGGCGCTGAGGTAGTCGTCCTTGCGCACGCCGTCGTACAGAAGGCCGCTTTGCGCCCAGTCGTCGTTGCTGTAGCCGCCGCAGCCGATATACACACGCATGCGATCAGGCTAACGCTCCGGGCGTGGGGGGACCTGAAGGGCCGTTACGGATTTCCTCTGACTTGCCCCGGGAAGGTTCAGGGAGTTATGGGCGGCCGGTTCAGCGCGGTCCAGAACGCCTGGATGGTACGCAGCGCCTCGCGGAACTGCGTGAAGTCCAGCGGCTTGACCACGTATCCGCTGGCGCCGTGCGCGTAGGAGTCGCGGATGTCGCGGCTCTCACCACTGGTGGTCAGCATGACGACCGGGACGCCCTGCACGCCGGGCTCGGCGCGAATGGCGTCGAGTACGGCGAGGCCGTCCATCTGCGGCATTTTCAGGTCCAGCAGGATCAGGTCGGGGAGGGTGCCGGCGGCGTGGGCGGCGCGCAGCTGACGCAGTGCCTCAGGGCCGCTGCTGGCCACCGTGACGGCCGGCCGGGTGTCGGTGGTGCCCTCGTCCAGCGCGGTGAGGGCCAGTTCCACGTCGTTGGCATTGTCGTCGATCAACAGGATTCTGCGGGTGTCCACGGTGTCCCCCTGAAGCTGGGTCGCCTGAGTCCCCGGCAGCGACGTGCCGCCAGTGACCCGCAGTTTAGCAAACTCCATGAGCTTTTCCTTAAGCTTGTTTAACAGAGTGAGACATCCTGCTGAATCTGCCTCCCGCCCCGCCGGCTGGGCAGGCCCCCACCGCATGGCGCAGGCAGCGCGTAGACTCGGACTCATGTTGACCAAGCGCATCATTCCCTGCCTGGACGTGCAAAGCGGCCGGGTGGTGAAAAACGTCCGGTTCTTCGAGAACCACCGCGACGCCGGCGATCCGCTGCAGCTCGCGCAGGCCTACGAGGCGCAGCAGGCCGATGAACTCGTGTTCTATGACATCACCGCCACCCACGAAGGCCGCAGCCTGATGCTCGACGTGGCTGCGCGCGTGGCTGAGCAGGTCATGATGCCGCTCACCGTGGGCGGCGGCGTGAACCACCTGAGCGACTTCCGTCAGCTGCTGCTGGCCGGCGCGGACAAGATCAGCGTGAACAGCGGCGCCCTGAGCCGACCGGCGCTGATCCGCGAAGCGAGCGACCACTACGGAGCGCAGTGCGTGATGCTCAGCATCGACGCCAAACGCCGCCCGGACGGCCTGGGCTGGAACGTGTTCCGCGCGGGCGGCCGCGTGGACACCGGCCTGGACCTGATCGAGTGGGCCACGCGCGGCCAGACGCTCGGCGCAGGCGAAATCTGCCTGAACGTCATGGACGCCGACGGCACCCGCGCCGGCTTCGACCTGCACGCCACGCGCGCCGTGGCACGCGCCGTGGACCTGCCCGTGATCGCGTCGGGCGGCGCCGGGAAACTCGACGATTTCCGGGACGTGCTGCTGGCCGGCGACGACGGTGGGAACGCCGACGCTGCGCTCGCCGCGAGCGTCTTCCACTTCGGTGAACTGACCGTCCCGCAGGTGAAAACCTACCTGAAAAGCCAGGGGCTCCCCGTGCGCCCCGACTGGAGAGACGCATGACCGCCCCGGCCCTGCCTGAGCACCTGAAGTTCGACCCCACCACCGGCCTGATCCCGGTCGTCACGCAGGACGCCCGCACCGGCGCGGTGCTGATGCAGGCCTGGGCCGACCGCGCCGCCGTGCAGCGCACGCTGCAGACTCGTGAAGCCACCTACTGGTCCCGCTCGCGCGGCGAGCAGTGGGTCAAGGGCGCCACGAGCGGCCACACGCAGCAGGTGGTGGACGTTCAGGCCGACTGCGACGGCGACAGCCTGCTGTACCGCGTGGTCCAGACCGGCCCCGCCTGCCACACCGGCGCCTACTCCTGCTACCACCAGCCGCTGCTGAGCGGTGAGGCACCCGCAGCGGGGCTGGACGGCACGCTGGAACGCGTGTACGCCACGATCACCGAACGGCTGGCCACGCTGCCGGAGAACAGTTACGTGGCCCGCCTGCACGCCGGCGGCCTGGACCGCATCCTGAAAAAGATCAGTGAGGAAGCGGGCGAGGTGCTGCTCGCCGCGAAGAACAGTGACGGTCCCGAACTGGCGACCGAGGTGGCCGACCTGCTGTTCCACACGCTGTTCGCCATGGCCGAGATCGGCGTCTCCCCGGCGGACGTGGCGGCCGTGCTGCAGGAACGCGAGGGCCGCACCGGGCTCAAGGAGCCCAAGGCCGCCGGGTAGACGCGCCGGGCCCCCCGGTCAGAACAGGGTGGGCTGCGCGGCCGCCTCAGGCACCTGCGGCAGCGCGCTGACCTTCACGTACTCCAGCCCGGCCGCCTGCGCGACCTTCAGGGCAGGCAGCGTGATGTCCGGAGCGGCCAGGATGCCCCGCACGGCGCCGGGCGCCTGGGCGCGTACCGCATCCACGTAGCGGGCGAGCTGATACACGGCCTCGTGCCCGGCCTTACCGCGCTTGAGTTCCACAACCACGAACCGGCCCTGGGCGTCCCGGGCGTACAGGTCGATGCCGCCCACCCCGACAAGCAGCTCACGGTTCAGGACGCTCAGGCCCGGTTCGATCAGGTCCGGGTGGCGCGCCAGGGCCCGCTGCATCTGCGCCTCGGTGCCCTGCAGCAGAAAGAGGGCGTCGTCACCCAGGTGCAGCGCGGTGATCTGCGCGCAGCGGGTCACGCGGACCCGGACCACCTCAGCGGGGCTGCGGCGCTCGGCATGCACGACCACGCAGCCGTCTTCCAGGTCCGCGCTGAGGTGATCGGTGCGGGGCTGCCAGTTCACGGGTTTCACGCCCCGCGGGCCGTGCACCTGCAGCGACCCGTCGGGTTTCAGGAGCAGCAGCCGGTCTCCGGCCTCGGCCATGCTGGTGGCGCGCCCGGCGTACAGCACCTCGACCTCGCCGGCCAGGTGCAGGGTCACGCGGGCATGCAGGTGCGCGCGCAGGAACCGCAGCAGCGTGTCCGGGTCGGGATGCGTGAGGGAATCAATCAGCATGAGCGGGCGCGGCGCAGCATAGAGCATTCCGGCCTTGACGATGAAGGAACCGTCAACAGTCGCGGGTGATCCACGCCCACCGCCCGCGCATACCTCTGGGTAGAGGCGTGACCCGCGCGGGTCACGCCGCGTTCCTGCCTGGAGGTCCCGTATGAAACATGCACTGATGCTGACCCTGTCCGCCCTGACCCTCGCATCCTGCACCACCCGCACGCCCGCCACGCCCGCCGCACCCACCGGACAGGTGGCCTACGGCCTGAGCGGCAATACTCTGCTCACCTTTGGGCTGGGCAACGCCAGCGACAGCCTGACCCGCCGCACCGTCACCGGACTGGCGACCGGCGAGACCCTCGTGGACCTTGACGTGCGCAACACCGACGGTCAGCTGTACGGCGTGACCAGCGGCGGCGCCGTATACCGCCTTGACCCGGCCACCGCTCAGGCCAGCCGCGACAGCGCCATCAGCGCCACCAGCGTGGTCGCGGTGGATTTCAATCCCGCAGCAAACCGCCTGCGGGTGCTGAGCGCGGCCGACGTGAATGCCCGGCACACCCTGAGCGCCGCGCCCATCCCAGCGGTCACCGGCACCACGCCCGACGGCACCTTCACGTTCGCCGCGGGCGACGTGAACGCCGGCCGGAGCCCCAACCTGGTGGCGGCCGCGTACACCAACAGCTTCAACGACACCGGCAAAGTCAGCTCCGGCCTGACCACCGCCCTGTACTCCATCGATGCGGACGCCGATGCCCTGATCGCCCACCCGGCCGCTGGCGCGCCGCAGTTCAGCACGCTGAGCACCGTGGGCAGCCTGGGCGTGGACGTCACTGCCGGCGGCACAGGCTTCGATATTTCCGGCGCGAACACCGCCGTACTGAGCCGCAGCAGCAACGGCAGCACCAGTCTGTACACCGTGGACCTGACGACCGGCCGCGCCACGTTGCTCACGACGCTCAGCGGCGCGGCCCTGAGCAGCATCGCGCTGAAACTCGCGCAGCCCTGACCTTCCGGACCACGCGGGCCCCAATTCACAGGGGCCCGCTTGTGTTTCGTCCCGTTACTGGGGTCAGGGCGCGGCGCTGGTCAGAGTGAGCTGCGCCGGGGCCTGCCGAGGCGCACAATGCACTTACCCCTTTCGGCGGAGGTGACGCCCCCTTGCTTCTTGTTCAGCTCAGTGACCCGCACATCGATCTTGACCGGCCTGGCAAGGCAGCGGCGTTTGCGCGTGCTGTGGCGCATGTGAATGCCCTGCCCACTGCGCCGGACGCTGTGCTGCTCACTGGGGACTGCACCGAGCACGGCACTGCGGAGGAGTACGAGCAGTTCACGGCGCTGCTGCGCACGCTGACCGTCCCCGCGTACCTTGTGCCTGGCAACCACGATGACCGCGCTGAACTGCTGCGCCGCTTTCCCCCGCCGGGACCGGCCCTGCCGGGCTTCATGCAGTACGTGGTGAACGACCATCCACTGCGCCTGATCGGGCTGGACACGCACCGTCCCGGGCACGGGGAGGGCGAGCTGGACAGCGTGCGTCTGAACTGGCTGGACGCTCAACTGCAAGCCGCGCCGGCCCAGCCCACCCTGATCTTCATGCACCACCCGCCGGTCATGACCGGGCTGGACGTGATGGACCGCATCGGCCTGCAGGGCCGCGAGGCACTGTGTGACCTGCTGCTTACGCATCCACAGGTGCTGCGTGTGGCCGCCGGGCACCTGCACATGGCGCTGACCACCCGCTTCGCGCACACCACCGTGATGACCTGCCCAGGCACCGACACCACCCTCCTGCCAGAGCTGAGCCGGCCCGAACAGCTGCTCGTGCAGCGCCAGCCGCCGCTGTGCCTGATACACGCATGGAGCGAGGCGACCGGCCTGAACTCCTTCACGCAGGCGATCGCGCCCACGCCCTGGCACGCGCTGTTCGACGGGAGGCGCTGGAACGACTGAGCCGGGCGGCCCGCCGCTCCCGCAGAGGCGCGTTGTGGCACAGTGGGCCGCGTGCTTCCCTCTCCTGACGCTTCGAAAAGTGAATGGCGCGCCTGGGCGCGTGGGGTGCGCGCCGGCC from Deinococcus taeanensis carries:
- a CDS encoding phosphodiesterase, with the translated sequence MLLVQLSDPHIDLDRPGKAAAFARAVAHVNALPTAPDAVLLTGDCTEHGTAEEYEQFTALLRTLTVPAYLVPGNHDDRAELLRRFPPPGPALPGFMQYVVNDHPLRLIGLDTHRPGHGEGELDSVRLNWLDAQLQAAPAQPTLIFMHHPPVMTGLDVMDRIGLQGREALCDLLLTHPQVLRVAAGHLHMALTTRFAHTTVMTCPGTDTTLLPELSRPEQLLVQRQPPLCLIHAWSEATGLNSFTQAIAPTPWHALFDGRRWND